GGTTTGAGGATGAGGACTTTGACTCGTCTTATGGTGCCGTGACAGTGAGCGACCCAAACACCATCATGTTGGACCCCTGCCCTCCTGATCCCACTCCTGTTTAATGTGCAAATCATGAGAATCAGTCCTCTACAGGAGCAGAGTGAGACATGCAAGAGGAGTCATCGTCATGTAGAAAAACCTGAACAACAGGAGGACATGAAGGGGAATTCAGAGAGTGAGTCtgactgctgaaaaaaaaaaggtgcttcACGTCATCCATTTCATTTATTCAATTTGAAAACGACCAGATTCAAACATCATGATGGGGGATGTTCTGATACCGGTACTCTTAATGCCTCTGATACAGCCTTAAGACCCTTAGTAGGCCTCTTTAGATCATTCAGATCATGGATGTATCATTGCAGAAAGTAACTTGAGTTAGTAGCTGGGTTCCTTGCTAAATAGAAGTATTTTGCTCTGGGCTTTTTTTGCAGATTCAGGCTgctagctgagctgctgcttagTTTTTGGGTGCTCTGTGTAATTCTTGGACACATGTCCTCCTCTGTTTAACTGTCACAAGGATTTGAATCCAAGAAAAACAACCTGCTGAGGTCCTTcctcctccaaaacaaacacatctggtattcaaaatattaaaaagaaaatcaaagtcGCTCAGAAGTTCTTTACTGTTCTTATTTGAGCACCTGATTGGTTCTCAGGTGTTATTTTCTTTAAGGGTGTTTAAAATGGTATCAGAGCATCTCTAATCAAACGTTGAACACACTGCTGTGTCACCTGTAGAGCTATTTTCATCAGCTAAtttgtgaatgtgacatgaTCAGTCAATCACAACAAAGCAAAACTTCACTCATGAACAGTGCTTTAAAACCctgagagtgtgtgcatgcatggcTTCAGTCACTTCCAGGGATGTGTTCAGACCTCCTGAGGGTCAGTGCTTATTAATGAGGGGTTCAAATTTATGTTGGTTTATCAAACTGTCCGAAAAGTAACTCAAGGAAACGTGTGAGTGAGAAACTTGAGACAAACATATCAGACTTATCATCCATAGCAGTGCCAATCCAGTCTCTGTGCTCTACAGATCCACCAGTCTGAACAAACTGTACATTATGTGTATATTCTAAACAGATGTATCCAGAGAATAAAGTATGTAAAGAAACTGAGCTGCAGCATCACGTGTCTGTTATTTTGGTCGAGGGAAAGAGACAACAGGAACCTCCACACCTGACCATCATTGTGCGTAATGGCGCGCCTATCAGCTTACTTAACAAGCAACGCGCTCCAGGTGTGGCCGGTTGAACAAAATGGCAACATATGGTGACGAGCCAGTCGACAGCTATTTCTATTCATCTTACAACCCTTACACGGGGGGCAGATTCCCCCGGAGTAAAGACACGAGGTGGAAGTCCAAGAGTTACCTGTCCCACTATGGAGACTATTCAGAGGCGTTCAACAACCAGCAGCGCGCGCAGCTCAAATCAATCCTCTCCCAGATCAACCCCAAACTCACCCCGAGGCTCCGGAAGGCCAACACCAAGGATGTAGGTGTGCAGGTGAACCCGAAGAGGGACGCCTCGGTGCAGTGCTCCATCGGCCCGAGGACTCTCCTCGCCATGAAGCGGGACTTCTGGCGCGTACGGCGGCAGGAGGAGCCCGTGACGCCCGGCGGCCCCGGCGGAGTGAGGTACCCTCGCACCCTCGCTGTGTATTCCCCCATCGCCTACAGGAGCGTCACCTCGTTCCTGGTggatgaaaacaacaacaaagcagcTTCCTGTGGAGAGGCGGAGACCGGAGATCCACCCGGTGATCCACCTGAGCAAGAGGACGAGGGGAAGACCTCCAAGCTCCCAGAACAACGCAGCAAGTTAAAGACCAAACAGCAGAGTCCACCTGTGCAGCAGACTACAACTACAGCAGGGTCAAAGGGCAAGGCGCGCGTGCGCTTTCAGGTGAGTTGCATTACGCGTTCAGTGCGCGTGATTAAAGCTCCAGTCGGGAGATTTAGCCCCTCCATGAAATAAACTGAAACTCATGATGATGCTTCTGTATgacctttaaaagcaaacagaccACCAGCAACAATACTCAACATTTCtatatatgttttattactTTCAAAGAGACACTGACTTCCTGCTGTGTCCATAGGGGGGCGCCACAATCAACACATCCAGTGTTAGAGAGCTTGAATTCAAGATGGAGGAAATCTGATGCCATTTGATTTACATCATAGAATAATGTCTGCCTCACAAACTATATtaatttaatgcatttttacattttagtaCAAATCATTCAGTTAAGCCAAGGCTAGTAATGCTATGCTAACACAACTTCTCACTTGGagctaatgctagcatgactTCTGACTTGCACTCCTTCAAATCCAAGCCAAACTAAATGCATGTGTCATTTTTAAGATACAAAAGTCTTAATGTATTACTAACACTATGCTAAT
The genomic region above belongs to Notolabrus celidotus isolate fNotCel1 chromosome 2, fNotCel1.pri, whole genome shotgun sequence and contains:
- the zar1 gene encoding zygote arrest protein 1; amino-acid sequence: MATYGDEPVDSYFYSSYNPYTGGRFPRSKDTRWKSKSYLSHYGDYSEAFNNQQRAQLKSILSQINPKLTPRLRKANTKDVGVQVNPKRDASVQCSIGPRTLLAMKRDFWRVRRQEEPVTPGGPGGVRYPRTLAVYSPIAYRSVTSFLVDENNNKAASCGEAETGDPPGDPPEQEDEGKTSKLPEQRSKLKTKQQSPPVQQTTTTAGSKGKARVRFQFLEQKYGYYHCKQCNLRWESAYVWCVQGTNKVYFKQYCRKCQKEFNPYRVEDITCHTCNKSRCCCALTLRHVDPKRPHRQDLCGRCKGKRLSCDSTFSFKYII